In Neisseria animalis, a single window of DNA contains:
- the ypfJ gene encoding KPN_02809 family neutral zinc metallopeptidase — protein MKWQGRTRSRNVEDRRGSGGGGRKTPGIIGIIVLLVGAYYGVDLSGVVGTPSLGPTSAQQSSLNPQLESQLEELSHVVLADTEAAWKDYFGKHGQSYTPTTLVLYTGGTQTACGMGQAAMGPFYCPGDKKVYLDLSFYEDMRTKLGAAGDAAFAYVIAHEVGHHVQNLLGILPQVHQAQQSVGKTQANALSVKLELQADCFAGIWGHYAVNQQIFEAGDIEKAMNAAASVGDDRLQQQAQGYAVPDSFTHGSSADRMKWLKRGLEGGDINQCNTFDAG, from the coding sequence ATGAAATGGCAAGGACGTACCCGAAGCCGCAATGTTGAAGACCGTAGGGGAAGCGGTGGCGGCGGTAGGAAAACGCCCGGAATCATCGGTATCATTGTTTTACTGGTCGGCGCATATTACGGTGTGGACTTGAGCGGAGTGGTCGGCACACCCTCCCTCGGTCCGACAAGTGCCCAACAATCTTCCCTCAACCCACAACTTGAAAGCCAACTGGAAGAATTATCCCATGTGGTCTTGGCCGATACCGAAGCCGCATGGAAAGACTATTTCGGCAAACACGGCCAAAGCTACACTCCGACCACGTTGGTACTCTATACCGGCGGCACGCAAACCGCCTGCGGTATGGGGCAAGCTGCGATGGGGCCTTTCTATTGCCCGGGCGATAAAAAAGTTTATCTGGACTTGTCGTTTTACGAAGACATGCGTACCAAATTAGGTGCGGCAGGCGATGCGGCTTTTGCTTATGTTATTGCCCACGAAGTCGGCCACCACGTTCAAAACCTGCTCGGTATTTTGCCTCAGGTTCATCAGGCACAACAAAGTGTCGGCAAAACCCAAGCCAATGCTTTGTCTGTCAAACTCGAACTGCAGGCGGATTGTTTTGCCGGTATCTGGGGGCATTACGCCGTCAACCAGCAGATTTTTGAAGCAGGAGACATTGAAAAAGCCATGAATGCCGCCGCTTCCGTAGGCGACGACCGCCTCCAGCAGCAGGCTCAGGGTTACGCCGTTCCCGACAGTTTCACCCACGGTTCTTCCGCCGACCGCATGAAATGGCTCAAACGCGGTTTGGAAGGCGGAGACATCAACCAATGCAACACTTTTGATGCGGGCTGA
- the hpnD gene encoding presqualene diphosphate synthase HpnD, producing MQPLDYCRQKAAESKSNFLSGFRFLPPAQRDAMTVLYAYCRELDDVVDDCSDPNIAQITLNWWRNDLSKVFGSDIPEHPVNQALKHTAAAFSLPHEELAELIDGMQMDLDQARYQDFDSLKRYCRCVAGVVGCLIARILGFTDPQTLDYADKMGLALQLTNIIRDVGEDARNGRIYLPLEDLQQFGVPAAVIMRAEPNKEFASLMAFQINRTRETYRHAAALLPQADKKAQKAGLVMAAIYYALLNEIERDGAENVLKYKIAIPSPRKKRIALKTWLFGFKP from the coding sequence GTGCAACCGCTAGACTACTGCCGCCAAAAAGCAGCCGAAAGCAAATCCAACTTTCTTTCCGGCTTCCGTTTCCTGCCGCCGGCGCAGCGGGACGCAATGACGGTATTGTACGCATACTGCCGCGAATTGGACGATGTGGTTGACGACTGCTCCGACCCGAATATCGCTCAAATCACGCTCAACTGGTGGCGCAACGATTTAAGCAAAGTTTTTGGCAGCGACATACCCGAACATCCGGTCAACCAAGCCTTAAAGCACACCGCCGCCGCTTTTTCCCTTCCCCATGAAGAACTGGCGGAATTGATAGACGGTATGCAGATGGATTTGGACCAAGCCCGTTATCAGGATTTCGACAGTTTGAAGCGTTACTGCCGGTGCGTGGCAGGCGTAGTAGGCTGCCTGATTGCACGGATTTTGGGATTTACCGATCCGCAAACGCTGGATTACGCCGATAAAATGGGTTTGGCGCTGCAACTGACCAATATTATCCGCGATGTCGGCGAAGATGCCCGCAACGGGCGGATTTACCTGCCGCTGGAAGATTTGCAGCAATTCGGCGTACCGGCTGCCGTTATCATGCGTGCCGAACCGAATAAAGAATTTGCTTCGTTGATGGCATTTCAGATTAACCGCACCCGTGAAACCTACCGCCATGCAGCCGCCCTGCTGCCCCAAGCGGACAAAAAAGCGCAGAAAGCCGGCTTGGTTATGGCGGCCATTTATTATGCCTTATTAAACGAAATCGAACGCGACGGTGCGGAAAACGTTTTGAAATACAAAATAGCCATTCCTTCGCCGCGTAAAAAACGTATCGCATTGAAAACATGGCTGTTCGGATTCAAACCTTAA
- the hpnE gene encoding hydroxysqualene dehydroxylase HpnE yields MKPHSSRPKIAVIGAGWAGLSAAVSLVQRADVTLFEAGKQAGGRARTAGGNSGFSFLDNGQHICLGAYRGVLSLLSRIGVSEQEAFHRLPLQWYLHDGMRLQTASLPAPFHILFGILFARNISFNHKIRLLRDMNALKKYHHQPSANTNIAAWLNARRTPRKLVAEFWQPLVWGALNTPLEQAGLNTLCNVLQDGVWADKAGSDYLMPKRDLGSIVARPALAYLQRQGANIRLETRVPPLENLPCGRVKVNGETFDAAILAVAPYHAAALLPAEVPHNLQTAYQQMSYHAITTVYLRYACPVPLPAAMTGLANGTAQWFVSRGAIGLPDNEVAAVISLSDNLGTLKTDEWVNKVHSDLLRICPNIGEPVESKVITEKRATTAAITGRPLPDVRWLQHHRIYPAGDYLHPRYPATLEAAVQSGITAADLCCADLKAVCKTE; encoded by the coding sequence ATGAAACCGCATTCTTCCCGCCCCAAAATTGCCGTTATCGGCGCAGGTTGGGCAGGACTTTCCGCAGCAGTCAGCCTCGTACAACGTGCCGATGTTACCCTGTTTGAAGCAGGAAAACAGGCAGGCGGACGAGCCCGTACTGCCGGCGGAAACAGCGGTTTCAGCTTTTTGGATAACGGTCAGCATATCTGTCTCGGTGCTTACCGCGGCGTATTGTCCCTGCTTTCCCGCATCGGCGTATCCGAGCAAGAAGCATTCCACCGCCTGCCGCTGCAATGGTATCTTCACGACGGTATGCGTTTGCAGACGGCCTCTTTACCTGCTCCTTTTCATATTCTTTTCGGCATATTGTTTGCCCGCAACATCTCTTTCAACCATAAAATCCGTTTGTTGCGCGACATGAACGCGCTGAAAAAATACCACCACCAACCATCCGCAAATACCAATATTGCCGCGTGGCTGAACGCCCGCCGGACACCGCGCAAACTGGTTGCTGAATTTTGGCAACCGCTGGTTTGGGGCGCGCTCAACACACCGCTGGAGCAAGCCGGCCTGAACACGCTCTGCAACGTACTGCAAGACGGTGTTTGGGCAGACAAAGCCGGCAGCGACTACCTGATGCCCAAGCGGGATTTGGGCAGCATTGTTGCCCGGCCAGCCTTAGCTTATTTGCAAAGGCAAGGTGCAAACATCCGCTTGGAAACCCGCGTACCGCCGTTGGAAAATTTGCCCTGCGGCAGAGTCAAAGTCAACGGCGAAACATTCGACGCTGCCATACTGGCGGTTGCCCCATACCACGCCGCTGCCCTGCTTCCCGCCGAAGTACCGCACAATTTACAGACAGCATACCAACAGATGTCGTACCACGCCATTACCACCGTTTATCTGCGCTATGCCTGCCCTGTTCCGCTTCCCGCCGCCATGACCGGCTTGGCAAACGGGACGGCACAATGGTTTGTTTCCCGGGGAGCAATCGGCCTGCCCGACAATGAAGTGGCCGCCGTCATCAGCCTGTCCGACAACTTGGGTACATTAAAGACCGATGAGTGGGTCAACAAAGTACATTCCGACCTCCTGCGTATCTGCCCGAATATCGGAGAGCCAGTCGAGAGTAAAGTCATTACCGAAAAACGCGCCACAACCGCCGCGATTACCGGCCGCCCCCTGCCTGATGTCAGATGGCTGCAACACCACCGCATTTATCCGGCCGGCGATTACCTCCACCCGCGCTACCCCGCCACGCTGGAAGCAGCGGTACAATCAGGCATAACGGCTGCAGATTTATGCTGTGCAGATCTCAAGGCCGTCTGCAAAACCGAATAA
- a CDS encoding SDR family oxidoreductase: MSSLANKIIMVTGASQGLGEQVAKAYAAAGATVILVSRRQKRMEKVYDDIVASGYPEPFAICFDLLTAEDKEFEQFAATIAEATGGKLDGIVHCASYFNALSPLDFQSVADWVKLYRINTVAPMGLTRALFPLLKEADDASVIFVGETHGETPKAYWGGFGASKAALNYLCKVVADEWERFPNLRANVLIPGAINSPQRIKSHPGEAASERKGYEDVVPQFVWWAGNESKGRSGEIVYL; encoded by the coding sequence ATGTCTTCATTAGCAAACAAAATCATCATGGTTACCGGTGCTTCCCAAGGTTTGGGCGAACAGGTTGCCAAAGCCTATGCCGCTGCCGGCGCAACCGTGATTTTGGTTTCCCGCCGCCAGAAACGTATGGAAAAAGTTTATGACGACATCGTTGCCTCCGGTTATCCCGAGCCGTTTGCCATCTGCTTCGACCTCTTAACCGCCGAAGATAAAGAATTTGAGCAATTTGCCGCGACCATTGCCGAAGCCACCGGCGGCAAACTGGACGGCATCGTCCATTGTGCCAGCTATTTCAATGCCTTGTCGCCGCTGGATTTCCAATCGGTTGCCGATTGGGTAAAATTGTACCGCATCAATACTGTCGCACCGATGGGGCTGACCCGTGCCTTATTCCCGCTTTTGAAAGAAGCAGACGACGCTTCCGTTATCTTTGTCGGCGAAACACACGGCGAAACCCCCAAAGCCTATTGGGGCGGATTCGGCGCTTCCAAAGCCGCATTAAACTACTTGTGCAAAGTCGTTGCCGACGAATGGGAACGCTTCCCCAATCTTCGTGCCAACGTGCTTATCCCCGGAGCAATCAACTCCCCGCAGCGGATTAAATCCCACCCCGGCGAAGCCGCCAGCGAACGCAAAGGCTATGAAGATGTTGTGCCTCAATTTGTTTGGTGGGCAGGCAATGAAAGCAAAGGGCGGAGCGGAGAAATCGTTTATCTCTAA
- a CDS encoding DUF2130 domain-containing protein — MHEIKCPHCHTAFTINEASYADILNQVRTREFQNEIHERLQQAQSRFQGEMRLAEAQAQQHLERELAEKNREIAELANKINEHEKDSRLAVGEAEGRLKAKIAEQDKLIAELKAQAQSLAAAKEMEKKLEITQAVADKDRQLSDLTARLALEAKERELEKQNLREKYEGELKQKDETIAFYKDFKARQSTKMIGESLEVHCETEFNRIRTTAFPQAQFGKDNDAKSGSKGDYIYRESDGQGNEVISIMFEMKNENDNTATKKKNEHFFKELDKDRNEKKCEYAVLVSLLEADSELYNTGIVDVSYAYPKMYVVRPQFFIPLISLLRNAALNSLKYKQEAAQMRAQNIDITNFEEDLNAFKEGFARNYDLASRKFQTAIEEIDKTITHLQKTKEALLSSENNLRLANNKAADLTVKKLVKKNPTMKAAFEALEKK, encoded by the coding sequence ATGCACGAAATCAAATGCCCCCATTGCCACACCGCCTTCACCATCAACGAAGCCAGCTATGCCGACATCCTCAACCAAGTCCGCACACGAGAATTCCAAAACGAAATCCACGAGCGTTTGCAGCAGGCGCAGAGCCGGTTTCAGGGCGAAATGCGTTTGGCCGAAGCTCAGGCACAGCAGCATTTGGAGCGGGAATTGGCAGAGAAAAACCGTGAAATTGCCGAACTTGCCAACAAAATCAACGAACACGAAAAAGACAGCCGTCTGGCAGTCGGTGAAGCGGAAGGCCGTCTGAAAGCGAAAATTGCCGAGCAAGACAAACTTATCGCCGAATTGAAAGCCCAAGCCCAAAGCCTCGCCGCCGCCAAAGAAATGGAGAAAAAGCTGGAAATCACCCAAGCCGTGGCCGACAAAGACCGCCAATTGAGCGATTTGACCGCCCGCCTCGCGCTGGAAGCCAAAGAACGCGAATTGGAAAAACAAAACCTGCGCGAAAAATACGAAGGCGAATTGAAACAAAAAGACGAAACCATTGCCTTTTACAAAGATTTCAAAGCCCGCCAATCCACCAAAATGATAGGCGAAAGCCTGGAAGTCCATTGCGAAACCGAATTCAACCGCATCCGCACTACCGCCTTCCCGCAGGCACAGTTTGGCAAAGACAACGATGCCAAAAGCGGCAGCAAAGGCGATTACATCTACCGGGAGTCAGACGGGCAAGGCAACGAGGTCATCTCAATAATGTTTGAGATGAAAAACGAAAACGACAACACTGCCACGAAAAAGAAAAACGAACATTTTTTCAAAGAGTTGGACAAAGACCGCAACGAGAAAAAATGCGAATATGCCGTTCTCGTCTCGCTTTTGGAAGCTGACAGCGAGCTGTACAACACCGGCATCGTCGATGTTTCCTACGCCTACCCGAAAATGTATGTCGTGCGGCCGCAATTTTTCATTCCGCTGATTTCACTGTTGCGCAATGCCGCGCTCAACTCGCTGAAATACAAGCAGGAAGCCGCCCAAATGCGCGCGCAGAATATCGACATCACGAATTTTGAAGAAGACCTGAACGCTTTCAAAGAAGGCTTCGCCCGCAACTACGACCTCGCCAGCCGCAAGTTTCAGACGGCCATCGAGGAAATCGACAAAACCATCACCCATCTGCAAAAAACCAAAGAAGCCCTGCTCTCTTCCGAAAACAACCTGCGGCTGGCCAATAACAAAGCCGCGGATTTGACGGTGAAAAAACTGGTGAAGAAAAACCCGACCATGAAAGCCGCGTTTGAAGCCTTGGAGAAAAAATGA
- a CDS encoding acetylornithine/succinyldiaminopimelate transaminase produces MQNYLTPNFSFAPMIPERALGSRVWGADGREYIDLSGGIAVNALGHSHPALIEALAKQAQKLWHISNIYTTAPAQELAKKLVDHSFGDKVFFCNSGAEANEAALKLARKYGRDHFGGEKNEIIACTNSFHGRTLFTVSVGGQPKYSQDYAPLPQGITHVPFNDSAALEAAVSSKTCAIIIEPIQGESGILPAAQEYLETARRLCDEHNALLIFDEVQTGMGHTGKLFAYEHYGVVPDILSSAKALGCGFPIGAMITTDKIAPTFGPGTHGSTFGGNPLACAVGSRAFDIINAPETLAHVTRQGNKLREALAQIGSETGVFKEVRGMGLLLGCVLSDAYQGRAGEITAAALKHGLMVLVAGSNVVRFAPSLLLDDEDMNEGLSRLQNALTEWLATQ; encoded by the coding sequence ATGCAAAACTACCTCACGCCCAATTTCTCTTTCGCTCCCATGATTCCCGAGCGCGCGCTCGGCAGCCGCGTTTGGGGGGCGGACGGGCGCGAGTATATCGACTTGTCGGGCGGGATTGCCGTTAACGCGCTCGGCCACAGCCACCCTGCGCTGATTGAAGCCCTGGCCAAACAGGCGCAAAAACTGTGGCACATTTCCAATATCTACACCACCGCACCCGCGCAGGAATTGGCAAAAAAGCTGGTTGACCACAGCTTCGGCGACAAAGTCTTTTTCTGCAATTCCGGCGCGGAAGCCAATGAAGCCGCGCTGAAATTGGCGCGCAAATACGGCCGCGACCATTTCGGCGGTGAAAAAAACGAAATCATCGCCTGCACCAACAGCTTCCACGGCCGCACCCTGTTTACCGTATCCGTGGGCGGCCAACCCAAATACAGCCAAGACTACGCCCCCCTGCCGCAAGGCATTACCCATGTACCGTTTAACGATAGTGCCGCGCTGGAAGCCGCCGTCAGCAGCAAAACCTGCGCCATCATCATCGAGCCGATTCAAGGCGAGAGCGGCATTCTGCCCGCCGCGCAGGAATATCTGGAAACTGCCCGCCGCCTGTGCGACGAGCACAACGCACTGCTGATTTTCGATGAAGTGCAAACCGGTATGGGGCACACCGGAAAACTGTTTGCTTACGAACATTACGGCGTTGTGCCGGATATTCTGAGCAGCGCAAAAGCCTTGGGCTGCGGTTTCCCCATCGGAGCCATGATTACCACCGACAAAATCGCGCCAACCTTCGGCCCGGGCACGCACGGCTCGACCTTCGGCGGCAACCCCTTGGCCTGCGCCGTCGGCAGCCGTGCCTTCGACATCATCAACGCGCCCGAAACGCTGGCACACGTTACCCGCCAAGGCAACAAATTGCGCGAGGCTTTGGCGCAAATCGGCAGCGAAACCGGCGTATTTAAAGAAGTACGCGGCATGGGTCTGCTCTTAGGCTGCGTTTTGAGCGATGCCTACCAAGGCCGTGCCGGAGAAATCACTGCCGCCGCTTTGAAACACGGTCTGATGGTATTGGTCGCCGGCAGTAATGTCGTCCGCTTCGCCCCCAGCCTGCTGCTTGACGACGAAGATATGAACGAAGGCTTAAGCCGTCTGCAAAACGCGCTGACGGAGTGGCTGGCTACACAATAA
- a CDS encoding class I SAM-dependent methyltransferase, whose protein sequence is MDITAFANRLGKNIKHLMKWARRNDIEAWRLYDRDVPQFPFAVDIYGDQIHLQEYDTGWLMQPEAYEAWLGGVLEAVCFVTGFTPEQIHFKRRERQKGVQQYEKTGRTGEDFVIVENGRKFWVNLDKYLDTGLFLDHRNTRKKVGETSAGKRFLNLFSYTGSFTVYAATGGAAYSETVDLSNTYLDWARRNFELNGMDSDKHRIVRADVFQYLQNAAAEGKKFDLMVMDPPSFSNSKKMLDILDIQRDQMKLIDGAMKLLASDGLLYFSNNLRSFTLDEGVVEKFNVKDVSKHSVPEDFRNKKIHQCWEIRHR, encoded by the coding sequence ATGGACATTACCGCTTTTGCCAACCGTTTGGGCAAAAATATCAAACACTTGATGAAATGGGCGCGCCGCAACGATATTGAAGCGTGGCGGCTTTACGACCGCGATGTTCCGCAATTTCCTTTTGCCGTCGACATCTACGGCGACCAAATCCACCTGCAGGAATACGACACCGGCTGGCTGATGCAGCCCGAAGCATATGAAGCCTGGCTGGGCGGGGTATTGGAAGCCGTCTGCTTCGTTACCGGTTTCACGCCCGAACAAATCCACTTCAAGCGGCGCGAACGCCAGAAAGGCGTGCAGCAGTATGAAAAAACCGGCAGGACGGGCGAAGATTTCGTCATTGTCGAAAACGGCCGCAAATTCTGGGTCAACCTCGACAAATATCTCGACACCGGCCTCTTTCTCGACCACCGCAACACGCGCAAAAAAGTCGGCGAAACCTCAGCGGGCAAGCGTTTTTTAAACCTGTTTTCCTACACCGGCAGCTTCACCGTTTATGCGGCCACAGGCGGCGCGGCATACAGCGAAACCGTTGATTTGTCCAACACTTACCTCGACTGGGCGCGGCGCAATTTCGAGCTCAACGGCATGGATTCCGACAAACACCGGATCGTGCGCGCCGACGTATTCCAATATCTGCAAAATGCCGCCGCCGAAGGCAAAAAGTTCGACCTGATGGTGATGGATCCGCCGAGCTTTTCCAACAGCAAAAAAATGCTGGACATTCTCGATATCCAGCGCGACCAAATGAAGCTGATCGACGGTGCGATGAAGCTCTTGGCTTCAGACGGCCTGCTGTACTTCTCCAACAACCTGCGCAGCTTTACGCTGGATGAGGGCGTGGTTGAAAAATTCAATGTCAAAGACGTGTCGAAACATTCCGTTCCCGAAGACTTCCGCAACAAAAAAATCCACCAGTGCTGGGAAATCCGGCACCGCTGA
- a CDS encoding phosphomannomutase/phosphoglucomutase: MSAIAKDIFKAYDIRGIVGKTLTNEAAYLIGKAIAAKAAAQGIVKIALGRDGRLSGSELMEHIQRGFTDSGMDVLNVGMVATPMLYFAAINECGGSGVMITGSHNPPDYNGFKMMLGGDTLAGEAVQELLALIEADRFVTAAGKGSVTEKDISGEYHNHITGHIKLKRPMKVAIDAGNGVGGAFAGKLYRGLGNEVTELFCEVDGTFPNHHPDPSKPKNLQDLIAELQKGGAEIGLAFDGDADRLGVVTKNGSIIYPDRQLMLFAQDVLSRNPQAKVIFDVKSTRLLAPWITQHGGEPIMEKTGHSFIKSTMKKTGALVAGEMSGHIFFKERWFGFDDGLYAGARLLEILSAYDNPSEVLENLPQSISTPELNIDLPEGSNGHQVIGELAAKAKFDGATEIITIDGLRVEFADGFGLMRASNTTPILVLRFEADNQEAIERIQNQFKAVIESNPDLKWPL, translated from the coding sequence ATGTCGGCCATCGCCAAAGACATCTTCAAAGCCTACGACATCCGCGGTATCGTTGGTAAAACCCTGACCAACGAAGCCGCCTACTTAATCGGCAAAGCCATCGCCGCCAAAGCCGCCGCACAAGGCATAGTTAAAATCGCCCTCGGCCGCGACGGACGCTTGAGCGGCTCCGAGCTGATGGAACACATCCAACGCGGCTTTACCGACAGCGGCATGGATGTGCTCAACGTTGGCATGGTTGCCACGCCCATGCTCTATTTCGCCGCCATCAACGAATGCGGCGGCAGCGGCGTGATGATTACCGGCAGCCACAATCCGCCGGATTACAACGGTTTCAAAATGATGCTCGGCGGCGACACGCTGGCAGGAGAGGCCGTTCAGGAACTGCTTGCCCTGATTGAAGCAGACCGATTCGTTACTGCCGCCGGCAAAGGCAGCGTTACCGAAAAAGACATTTCCGGCGAATACCACAACCACATCACCGGCCACATCAAACTCAAACGCCCGATGAAAGTCGCCATCGATGCAGGCAACGGAGTAGGCGGCGCGTTTGCAGGCAAACTCTACCGCGGCTTGGGCAACGAAGTAACCGAACTCTTCTGCGAAGTGGACGGAACCTTCCCCAACCACCACCCCGACCCGTCCAAACCGAAAAACCTGCAAGACCTGATTGCCGAGCTGCAAAAAGGTGGTGCCGAAATCGGCTTGGCGTTTGACGGCGATGCCGACCGTCTGGGCGTGGTCACCAAAAACGGCAGCATCATCTACCCCGACCGCCAGCTGATGCTGTTTGCACAAGACGTATTAAGCCGCAACCCGCAGGCCAAAGTGATTTTCGATGTCAAATCTACCCGTCTGCTCGCCCCGTGGATCACACAACACGGCGGCGAACCGATTATGGAAAAAACCGGCCACAGCTTCATCAAATCTACCATGAAAAAAACCGGCGCACTCGTTGCCGGCGAAATGAGCGGCCACATTTTCTTCAAAGAACGCTGGTTCGGTTTTGACGACGGCCTCTATGCCGGTGCGCGCTTGTTGGAAATCTTATCGGCTTACGACAACCCTTCCGAAGTGTTGGAAAACCTGCCGCAGAGCATTTCTACCCCCGAATTGAACATCGACCTGCCCGAAGGCAGCAACGGCCACCAAGTCATCGGAGAATTGGCAGCCAAAGCCAAATTCGACGGCGCAACCGAAATCATCACCATCGACGGCCTGCGCGTAGAATTTGCCGACGGATTCGGTCTGATGCGCGCCTCCAATACCACGCCGATTTTGGTGCTGCGTTTTGAAGCCGACAATCAGGAAGCCATCGAGCGCATTCAAAACCAATTCAAGGCAGTCATCGAAAGCAATCCCGATTTGAAATGGCCGCTGTAA
- a CDS encoding DEAD/DEAH box helicase: MSIKFADFNLDKNILSALRSAGYESPTPVQAQAVPLALQGRDIMASAQTGSGKTAAFLLPTLQRLTRRSEKPGKGPRALVLAPTRELAAQVEKNALTYAQNMKWFRTVSIVGGASFGYQTRALSKPVDLIVATPGRLMDLMQSGKVDFGRLEVLILDEADRMLDMGFIDDIETIVAATPQDRQTLLFSATWDGAVGKLARKLTKNPEVVEVERVDEQGKIEEQLLYCDDMRHKNRLLDYILRDANIDQCVIFTSTKAMTEVLADELYEKGFAANCLHGDMPQGWRNRTLMDLRKGRCKILVATDVAARGIDVPAITHVVNYDLPKQAEDYVHRIGRTGRAGRTGIALTFAEVNEYVKVHKIEKYIGRKLNEVTVEGMEPTRKRKAAAAKPKDKGGWGGRKFGGKKPDGKKFGGKRSEGGFAKAKEGGFKKANGAGSKAKKGGWNKAKHS, from the coding sequence ATGTCTATTAAATTTGCTGATTTCAATCTCGATAAAAACATTTTATCCGCCCTGCGCAGCGCCGGTTACGAATCGCCGACACCCGTTCAGGCGCAAGCCGTGCCATTGGCTTTGCAAGGCCGCGACATTATGGCTTCGGCGCAAACCGGTTCGGGCAAAACCGCCGCGTTTCTGCTGCCGACCCTGCAACGTCTGACCCGCCGCAGCGAAAAACCGGGCAAAGGCCCGCGCGCGCTGGTGTTGGCTCCGACCCGCGAACTTGCCGCGCAAGTGGAAAAAAACGCGCTGACTTACGCGCAAAACATGAAATGGTTCCGCACCGTCAGCATCGTCGGCGGCGCATCTTTCGGCTACCAAACCCGCGCTTTGAGCAAACCGGTTGACCTGATTGTGGCCACACCGGGCCGTCTGATGGATTTGATGCAGAGCGGCAAAGTCGATTTCGGCCGCTTGGAAGTGCTGATTCTCGACGAAGCCGACCGCATGTTGGACATGGGTTTTATCGACGACATCGAAACCATCGTGGCGGCTACCCCGCAAGACCGCCAAACCCTGCTGTTTTCAGCTACTTGGGACGGTGCGGTCGGCAAGCTGGCACGCAAGCTGACCAAAAATCCCGAAGTAGTGGAAGTCGAGCGTGTAGACGAACAGGGTAAAATCGAAGAGCAGCTTTTGTATTGCGACGACATGCGCCATAAAAACCGCCTGCTGGACTATATCCTGCGCGATGCCAATATCGACCAATGCGTGATTTTCACCTCCACCAAGGCCATGACCGAAGTATTGGCCGACGAGTTGTATGAAAAAGGCTTTGCCGCCAATTGCCTGCACGGCGATATGCCGCAGGGCTGGCGCAACCGCACGCTGATGGATTTGCGTAAAGGACGCTGCAAGATTTTGGTGGCGACCGATGTGGCCGCACGCGGTATCGATGTGCCGGCCATTACCCACGTCGTCAATTATGATTTGCCCAAGCAGGCAGAAGACTATGTCCACCGTATCGGCCGTACCGGCCGCGCCGGCCGCACGGGTATCGCGCTGACCTTTGCCGAAGTGAACGAATACGTCAAAGTGCACAAAATCGAAAAATACATCGGACGCAAATTAAACGAAGTTACCGTCGAGGGCATGGAGCCGACCCGCAAACGCAAAGCGGCCGCTGCCAAGCCGAAAGACAAGGGCGGTTGGGGCGGTCGGAAGTTTGGCGGTAAAAAGCCGGACGGGAAAAAATTCGGCGGCAAACGCAGCGAAGGCGGTTTTGCCAAAGCAAAAGAAGGCGGCTTTAAGAAAGCCAACGGCGCAGGAAGCAAAGCGAAAAAAGGTGGTTGGAACAAAGCCAAGCACAGCTGA